The following are from one region of the Staphylococcus argenteus genome:
- a CDS encoding phage distal tail protein: MIDTIKVNNKTIPWLYVERGFEIPSFNYVLKTENVDGRSGAIYKGRRLESYSFDIPLVVRNDYLSHNGIKTYDDVLNELVKFFNYEEQVKLQFKSKDWYWNAYFEGPIKLHKEFTIPVKFTIKVVLTDPYKYSVTGNKNTAISDQVSVVNSGTADTPLIVEARAIKPSSYFMITKNDEDYFMVGDDEVTKEVKDYMPPVYHSEFRDFKGWTKMITEDIPSNDLGGKVGGDFVISNLGEGYKATNFPDAKGWVGAGTKRGLPKAMTDFQITYKCIVEQKGKGAGRTAQHIYDSDGKLLASIGYENKYHDRKIGHIVVTLYNQKGDPKKIYDYQNKPIMYNLDRIVVYMRLRRVGNKFSIKTWKFDHIKDPDRRKPIDMDEKEWIDGGKFYQRPASIIAIYSAKYNGYKWMEMNGLGSFNTEILPKPKGARDVIIQKGDLVKIDMQAKSVVINEEPMLSEKSFGSNYFNVDSGYSELIIQPENVFDTTVKWQDRYL, translated from the coding sequence ATGATAGACACTATTAAAGTGAACAACAAAACAATTCCTTGGTTGTATGTCGAAAGAGGGTTTGAAATACCCTCTTTTAATTATGTTTTAAAAACAGAAAATGTAGATGGACGTTCGGGGGCTATATATAAAGGGCGTAGGCTTGAATCTTATAGTTTTGATATACCTTTAGTGGTACGTAATGACTATTTATCTCACAACGGCATTAAAACATATGATGACGTCTTGAATGAATTAGTAAAGTTTTTTAACTACGAGGAACAAGTTAAATTACAATTCAAATCTAAAGATTGGTACTGGAACGCTTATTTCGAAGGACCAATAAAGCTGCACAAAGAATTTACAATACCTGTTAAGTTCACTATCAAAGTAGTACTAACAGACCCTTACAAATATTCAGTAACAGGAAATAAAAATACTGCGATTTCAGACCAAGTTTCAGTTGTAAATAGTGGGACTGCTGACACTCCTTTAATTGTTGAAGCCCGAGCAATTAAACCATCTAGTTACTTTATGATCACTAAAAATGATGAAGATTATTTTATGGTTGGTGATGATGAGGTAACCAAAGAAGTTAAGGATTACATGCCTCCTGTTTATCATAGTGAGTTTCGTGATTTCAAAGGTTGGACTAAGATGATTACTGAAGATATTCCAAGTAATGATTTAGGTGGTAAAGTCGGCGGTGACTTTGTGATATCCAATCTTGGCGAAGGATATAAAGCAACTAATTTTCCTGATGCAAAAGGTTGGGTTGGTGCTGGCACGAAACGAGGGCTCCCTAAAGCGATGACAGATTTTCAAATTACCTATAAATGTATTGTTGAACAAAAAGGTAAAGGTGCCGGAAGAACAGCACAACATATTTATGATAGTGATGGTAAGTTACTTGCTTCTATTGGTTATGAAAATAAATATCATGATAGAAAAATAGGACATATTGTTGTTACGTTGTATAACCAAAAAGGAGACCCCAAAAAGATATACGACTATCAGAATAAACCGATAATGTATAACTTGGACAGAATCGTTGTTTATATGCGGCTCAGAAGAGTAGGTAATAAATTTTCTATTAAAACTTGGAAATTTGATCACATTAAAGACCCAGATAGACGTAAACCTATTGATATGGATGAGAAAGAGTGGATAGATGGCGGTAAGTTTTATCAGCGTCCAGCTTCTATCATAGCTATCTATAGTGCGAAGTATAATGGTTATAAGTGGATGGAGATGAATGGATTAGGTTCATTCAATACGGAGATTCTACCAAAACCGAAAGGCGCAAGGGATGTCATTATACAAAAAGGTGATTTAGTAAAAATAGATATGCAAGCAAAAAGTGTTGTCATCAATGAGGAACCAATGTTGAGCGAGAAATCGTTTGGAAGTAATTATTTCAATGTTGATTCTGGGTACAGTGAATTAATCATACAACCTGAAAACGTCTTTGATACGACGGTTAAATGGCAAGATAGATATTTATAG
- a CDS encoding phage tail tape measure protein: protein MGERIKGLSIGLDLDAANLNRSFAEIKRNFKTLNSDLKLTGNNFKYTEKSTDSYQQRIKELDGTIIGYKKNVDDLAKQYDKVSQEQGENSAEAQKLRQEYNKQANELNYLERELQKTSAEFEEFKKAQVEAQRMAESGWGKTSKIFESMGPKLTKMGDGLKSIGKGMMIGVTAPVLGIAAASGKAFAEVDKGLDTVTQATGATGGELKKLQNSFKDVYGNFPADAETVGGVLGEVNTRLGFTDKELESATESFLKFSHITGSEGVQAVQLITRAMGDAGIEADEYQSVLDMVAKAAQASGISVDTLADSITKYGAPMRAMGFEMKESIALFSQWEKSGVNTEIAFSGLKKAISNWGKAGKNPREEFKKTLAEIEKTPDIASATSLAIEAFGAKAGPDLADAIKGGRFSYQEFLKTIEDSQGTVNQTFKDSESGSERFKVAMNKLKLVGADVWTSIESAFAPVMEELIKKLSIAVDWFSNLSDGSKRSIVIFGGIAAAIGPVVFGLGAFISTIGNAVTVLAPLLAGIAKADGLISFLSTKVPILGTVFTALTGPIGIVLGVLAGLAVAFTIAYKKSETFRNFVNGAIESVKQTFSNFIQFIQPFIDSVKNIFKQAISAIVDFAKDIWSQINGFFNENGISIVQALQNICNFIKAIFEFIINFVIKPIMFAIWQVMQFIWPAVKALIVSTWENIKGVIQGALNIILGFIKFFSSLFTGNWRGVWDGIVMILKGTVQLIWNLIQLWFVGKILGVVRYFGGLLKGLITGIWDVIKSIFSKSLSAIWNATKSIFGFLFNSVKSIFTNMKNWLSNTWSSIRTNTIGKAQSLFSGVKSKFTSLWNATKDIFSNLRNWMANIWNSIKDNTVGIASRLWSKVRGIFTNMRDGLQSIISKIKSHIGGMVDAIKKGLNKLIEGLNWVGGKLGMDKIPKLHTGTEHTHTTTRLVKNGKIARDTFATVGDKGRGNGPNGFRNEMIEFPNGKRVITPNTDTTAYLPKGSKVYNGTQTYSMLNGTLPRFSLGTMWKDIKSGASSAFNWTKDQIGKGTKWLGDKVGDVLDFMENPGKLLNYILEAFGIDFNSLTKGMGIAGDITKAAWSKIKKSATDWIKENLEAMGGGDLVGGILDPDKINYHYGRTAAYTAATGRPFHEGVDFPFVYQEVRTPMGGRLTRMPFMSGGYGNYVKITSGVIDMLFAHLKNFSKSPPSGTMVKPGDVVGLTGNTGFSTGPHLHFEMRRNGRHFDPEPYLRNAKKKGRLSIGGGGATSGSGATYASRVIRQAQSILGGRYKGKWIHDQMMRVAKRESNYQSNAVNNWDINAQRGDPSRGLFQIIGSTFRANAKRGYTNFNNPVHQGISAMQYIVRRYGWDGFKRAGDYAYATGGKVFDGWYNLGEDGHPEWIIPTDPARRNDAMKMLHYAAAEVRGRKASKNKRPSQLSSVNGFDDPSLLLKMIEQQQQQIALLLKIAQSNDVIADKDYQPIIDEYAFDKKVNASIEKRERQESTKVKFRKGGIAIQ from the coding sequence ATGGGAGAAAGAATAAAAGGTTTATCTATAGGTTTGGATTTGGATGCAGCAAATTTAAATAGATCATTTGCAGAAATCAAACGAAACTTTAAAACTTTAAATTCTGACTTAAAGTTAACCGGCAACAACTTCAAATATACCGAAAAATCAACTGATAGTTACCAACAAAGGATTAAAGAACTTGACGGAACTATCATAGGTTATAAGAAAAATGTTGATGATTTAGCCAAGCAATATGACAAGGTATCTCAAGAACAGGGTGAAAACAGTGCAGAAGCTCAAAAATTACGGCAAGAATATAACAAACAAGCAAATGAGCTGAATTATTTAGAAAGAGAATTGCAAAAAACATCGGCTGAGTTTGAAGAGTTCAAAAAAGCCCAAGTTGAAGCTCAAAGAATGGCAGAAAGTGGCTGGGGGAAAACCAGTAAAATTTTTGAAAGTATGGGACCTAAATTAACAAAAATGGGTGATGGTTTAAAATCTATTGGTAAAGGTATGATGATTGGTGTTACCGCACCTGTTTTAGGTATTGCAGCAGCATCAGGAAAAGCTTTTGCAGAAGTTGATAAAGGTTTAGATACAGTTACCCAAGCAACAGGAGCAACCGGCGGAGAGCTTAAGAAGTTGCAGAATTCATTTAAAGATGTTTATGGCAACTTTCCAGCAGATGCTGAGACTGTAGGCGGTGTTTTAGGGGAAGTTAACACAAGGTTAGGTTTCACTGACAAAGAACTTGAGAGTGCCACAGAGTCATTCTTGAAATTTAGTCACATAACAGGTTCTGAAGGCGTACAAGCCGTTCAATTAATTACGCGTGCAATGGGTGATGCAGGTATTGAAGCTGATGAGTATCAAAGTGTACTTGATATGGTAGCGAAAGCAGCACAGGCTAGCGGTATAAGTGTTGATACATTAGCTGATAGCATTACTAAATACGGTGCTCCAATGAGGGCTATGGGCTTTGAGATGAAAGAATCAATCGCTTTATTCTCTCAATGGGAGAAATCAGGTGTTAATACTGAAATAGCCTTCAGTGGTTTGAAAAAAGCTATATCCAATTGGGGTAAAGCTGGTAAAAATCCAAGAGAAGAATTTAAGAAGACATTAGCAGAAATTGAAAAGACGCCGGATATAGCTAGCGCAACAAGTTTAGCGATTGAAGCATTTGGTGCAAAAGCAGGTCCTGATTTAGCAGATGCTATTAAAGGTGGTCGTTTTAGTTATCAAGAATTTTTAAAAACTATCGAAGATTCCCAAGGCACAGTAAATCAAACGTTTAAAGATTCTGAAAGTGGCTCCGAAAGATTTAAAGTAGCAATGAATAAATTAAAATTAGTAGGTGCTGATGTATGGACTTCTATTGAAAGTGCGTTTGCACCAGTAATGGAAGAATTAATCAAAAAGCTATCTATAGCGGTTGATTGGTTTTCCAATTTAAGTGATGGTTCTAAAAGATCAATTGTTATTTTCGGTGGTATTGCTGCTGCAATTGGTCCTGTAGTTTTTGGATTAGGCGCATTTATAAGTACAATTGGCAATGCAGTAACTGTATTAGCCCCACTATTAGCTGGTATTGCAAAGGCTGATGGATTAATTAGTTTTTTATCGACTAAAGTACCTATATTAGGAACTGTCTTCACGGCTTTAACTGGTCCAATTGGCATTGTATTAGGTGTTTTGGCTGGCTTAGCAGTCGCATTTACAATTGCTTATAAGAAATCTGAAACTTTCAGAAATTTTGTTAATGGTGCAATTGAAAGTGTTAAACAAACATTTAGTAATTTTATTCAATTTATTCAACCTTTCATTGATTCTGTTAAAAACATCTTTAAACAAGCGATATCAGCAATAGTTGATTTTGCTAAAGATATTTGGAGTCAAATTAATGGATTCTTTAATGAAAACGGAATTTCTATTGTTCAAGCGCTTCAAAATATATGCAATTTTATCAAAGCTATATTTGAATTTATTATAAATTTTGTAATTAAACCAATCATGTTTGCGATTTGGCAAGTGATGCAATTTATTTGGCCGGCGGTTAAAGCCTTGATTGTCAGTACTTGGGAGAATATAAAAGGAGTAATACAAGGTGCTTTAAATATAATACTTGGCTTTATTAAGTTCTTTTCAAGTTTATTCACTGGTAATTGGCGAGGTGTTTGGGACGGTATTGTGATGATACTAAAAGGCACTGTGCAGTTAATTTGGAATTTAATACAACTGTGGTTTGTAGGCAAAATACTTGGCGTTGTTAGGTACTTTGGCGGATTGCTAAAAGGATTAATAACAGGTATTTGGGACGTAATAAAAAGTATATTCAGTAAATCTTTATCAGCAATTTGGAATGCGACAAAAAGTATTTTTGGATTCTTATTTAATAGTGTCAAATCAATTTTCACGAATATGAAAAATTGGTTATCTAACACATGGAGTAGTATCCGTACGAATACGATAGGAAAAGCACAGTCATTATTTAGTGGTGTGAAATCAAAATTCACTAGTTTGTGGAATGCGACAAAAGATATTTTTAGTAATCTAAGAAATTGGATGGCAAATATTTGGAATTCCATTAAAGATAATACGGTTGGAATTGCAAGTCGTTTATGGAGTAAAGTGCGTGGAATTTTTACAAATATGCGTGACGGCTTACAAAGTATTATCAGCAAAATTAAAAGTCATATCGGCGGTATGGTAGATGCTATTAAAAAAGGACTTAATAAATTAATTGAAGGTTTAAACTGGGTCGGTGGTAAGCTGGGAATGGATAAAATACCTAAGTTACACACTGGTACAGAACACACACATACTACTACAAGATTAGTTAAGAACGGTAAGATTGCGCGGGATACGTTCGCTACGGTTGGGGATAAAGGACGTGGAAATGGTCCGAATGGTTTCAGAAATGAAATGATTGAATTCCCTAATGGTAAACGTGTAATCACACCTAATACAGATACTACCGCTTATTTACCTAAAGGCTCAAAAGTATACAACGGTACACAAACTTATTCAATGTTAAACGGAACGCTTCCAAGATTTAGCTTAGGTACTATGTGGAAAGATATTAAATCCGGTGCATCATCGGCATTTAACTGGACAAAAGATCAAATAGGTAAAGGTACCAAATGGCTTGGCGATAAAGTTGGCGATGTTTTAGATTTTATGGAAAATCCTGGCAAACTTTTAAATTATATACTTGAAGCTTTTGGAATTGATTTCAATTCTTTAACTAAAGGTATGGGAATTGCAGGCGACATAACAAAAGCTGCATGGTCTAAGATTAAGAAAAGTGCTACTGATTGGATAAAAGAAAATTTAGAAGCTATGGGCGGTGGCGATTTAGTCGGCGGAATATTAGACCCTGACAAAATTAATTATCATTATGGACGTACCGCAGCTTATACTGCTGCAACTGGAAGACCATTTCATGAAGGTGTCGATTTTCCATTTGTATATCAAGAAGTTAGAACGCCGATGGGTGGCAGACTTACAAGAATGCCATTTATGTCTGGTGGTTATGGTAATTATGTAAAAATTACTAGTGGAGTTATCGATATGCTATTTGCGCATTTGAAAAACTTTAGCAAATCACCACCTAGTGGCACGATGGTAAAGCCCGGCGATGTTGTTGGTTTAACTGGTAATACCGGATTTAGTACAGGACCACACTTACATTTTGAAATGAGAAGAAATGGACGTCACTTTGACCCTGAACCATATTTAAGAAATGCAAAGAAAAAAGGTAGGTTATCAATTGGTGGCGGTGGTGCTACTTCTGGAAGTGGTGCAACTTATGCAAGCCGAGTAATCCGTCAAGCGCAAAGTATTTTAGGAGGACGTTATAAAGGTAAGTGGATTCATGACCAGATGATGCGAGTTGCAAAGCGTGAAAGTAACTATCAATCAAATGCAGTGAATAATTGGGATATTAATGCTCAAAGAGGAGACCCATCAAGAGGATTATTCCAAATCATCGGCTCAACTTTTAGAGCAAACGCTAAACGTGGATATACTAACTTTAATAATCCGGTTCATCAAGGTATTTCAGCAATGCAGTACATTGTTAGACGCTACGGTTGGGATGGATTTAAGCGTGCTGGTGATTACGCATATGCTACAGGTGGAAAAGTTTTTGATGGTTGGTATAACTTAGGTGAAGACGGTCATCCAGAATGGATTATTCCAACAGATCCAGCTCGTAGAAATGATGCAATGAAGATGTTGCATTATGCAGCAGCAGAAGTAAGAGGGAGAAAAGCGAGTAAAAATAAGCGTCCTAGTCAATTGTCTAGTGTAAATGGGTTTGATGACCCAAGCTTATTATTGAAAATGATTGAACAACAGCAACAACAAATAGCTTTATTACTGAAAATAGCGCAATCCAACGATGTGATTGCAGATAAAGATTATCAGCCGATTATTGACGAATACGCTTTTGATAAAAAGGTGAACGCGTCTATAGAAAAGCGAGAAAGGCAAGAATCAACAAAAGTAAAGTTTAGAAAAGGAGGAATTGCTATTCAATGA
- the gpGT gene encoding phage tail assembly chaperone GT — translation MMDLIENGKDANEVLKMPFHYVLSIYQNKNNDISEEKAEALIDAF, via the coding sequence ATGATGGACTTAATTGAAAATGGTAAAGACGCTAACGAAGTTTTAAAAATGCCATTTCATTATGTACTTTCCATATATCAAAATAAAAACAATGACATTTCTGAAGAAAAAGCAGAGGCTTTAATTGATGCATTTTAA
- the gpG gene encoding phage tail assembly chaperone G encodes MAKLKRNIIQLVEDPKANEIKLQTYLTPHFISFEIVYEAMDLIDDIEDENSTMKPREIADRLMDMVVKIYDNQFTVKDLKERMHAPDGMNALREQVIFITQGQQTEETRNFIQNMK; translated from the coding sequence ATGGCAAAATTAAAACGTAACATTATTCAATTAGTAGAAGACCCGAAAGCAAATGAAATTAAATTACAAACGTACTTAACACCACACTTCATTTCATTTGAAATTGTATACGAAGCAATGGATTTAATCGATGATATTGAGGACGAAAATAGCACGATGAAACCAAGAGAAATCGCTGACAGATTGATGGATATGGTTGTAAAAATTTACGATAACCAATTCACAGTTAAAGACTTAAAAGAACGTATGCATGCACCTGATGGAATGAATGCACTTCGTGAACAAGTAATTTTCATTACTCAAGGTCAGCAAACTGAGGAAACTAGAAATTTTATCCAGAACATGAAATAA
- a CDS encoding Ig-like domain-containing protein, translating to MPDSIKTLKVGDTYDLNVVVEPSNQSKLLKYTTDQTNIVSINRDGQVTAEAQGIATVKATVGNMSDTITINVEA from the coding sequence ATACCAGATAGCATTAAAACACTTAAAGTTGGCGACACATACGATTTAAATGTTGTAGTAGAGCCATCTAATCAAAGTAAGTTATTGAAATACACAACAGATCAAACGAATATTGTATCAATCAATAGAGATGGTCAAGTTACTGCGGAAGCACAAGGCATTGCTACGGTTAAAGCAACAGTTGGTAATATGAGTGACACTATAACAATAAATGTAGAAGCATAA
- a CDS encoding major tail protein — protein sequence MAVKHASAPKAYINITDLGFAKLTKEGAELKYSDITKTRGLQKIGVETGGELKTAYADGGPIESGNTDGEGKISLQMHAFPKEIRKIVFNEDYDEDGVYEEKQGKQNNYVAVWFRQERRDGTFRTVLLPKVMFTNPKIDGETAEKDWDFSSEEVEGEALFPLVDNKKSVRKYIFDSANMTNHGGDGEKGEEAFLKKILGEEYTGNVTEDNEETL from the coding sequence ATGGCAGTAAAACATGCAAGTGCGCCAAAGGCGTATATTAACATTACTGATTTAGGTTTCGCTAAATTAACGAAAGAAGGCGCGGAATTAAAATATAGTGATATTACAAAAACAAGAGGATTACAAAAAATTGGTGTTGAAACTGGTGGAGAACTAAAAACAGCTTATGCTGATGGCGGTCCAATTGAATCAGGGAATACAGACGGAGAAGGTAAAATCTCATTACAAATGCATGCGTTCCCTAAAGAGATTCGCAAAATTGTTTTTAATGAAGATTATGATGAAGATGGCGTTTACGAAGAGAAACAAGGTAAACAAAACAATTACGTAGCTGTATGGTTCAGACAAGAGCGTAGAGACGGTACATTTAGAACAGTTTTATTACCTAAAGTTATGTTTACAAATCCTAAAATCGATGGAGAAACGGCTGAGAAAGATTGGGATTTCTCAAGTGAAGAGGTTGAAGGTGAGGCACTTTTCCCTTTAGTTGATAATAAAAAGTCTGTACGTAAATATATCTTTGACTCAGCTAACATGACAAATCATGGTGGCGACGGTGAAAAAGGCGAAGAGGCTTTCTTAAAGAAAATTTTAGGCGAAGAATATACTGGAAACGTGACAGAGGATAACGAAGAAACTTTGTAA
- a CDS encoding HK97 gp10 family phage protein, producing MSVKVIGDKALERELEKRFGIKEMVKVQDKALIAGAKVIVEEVKKQLKPSKDTGALINEVSFSKPEWINGKRTITVHWRGSKDRYKIVHLIEYGHVQKETGKFIKPKAMGGVNRAIRQGQNKYFETLKRELKKL from the coding sequence ATGAGTGTGAAAGTGATAGGTGATAAAGCATTAGAAAGAGAATTAGAAAAACGTTTTGGCATAAAAGAGATGGTAAAAGTTCAAGATAAGGCGTTAATAGCTGGTGCTAAGGTAATTGTTGAAGAAGTAAAAAAACAACTAAAGCCCTCAAAAGATACGGGAGCATTAATTAATGAGGTAAGTTTTAGTAAACCTGAATGGATAAACGGAAAACGTACAATTACTGTTCATTGGCGAGGTTCTAAAGACCGTTATAAAATCGTACATTTAATTGAATATGGACACGTTCAAAAAGAAACAGGTAAATTTATCAAACCTAAAGCTATGGGCGGTGTTAATAGAGCAATAAGACAAGGGCAAAATAAGTATTTTGAGACGCTAAAAAGGGAGTTGAAAAAATTGTGA
- a CDS encoding head-tail adaptor protein, whose protein sequence is MRKPFKKPKITTRRLKTRVHFYKYIENDGPEAGESEEKLLYSCWASVDGVWLRELEQAIANGTHNDVKLYIRDPQGDYLPSEEHYLEIESRYFKNRLNIKQVSPDLDNKDFIMIRGGYSS, encoded by the coding sequence ATGAGGAAACCATTTAAAAAACCTAAAATAACGACGAGACGACTAAAAACACGTGTTCACTTTTATAAGTACATTGAAAATGATGGTCCTGAAGCTGGAGAAAGCGAAGAAAAACTTTTGTATAGTTGTTGGGCTAGCGTTGATGGTGTTTGGTTGCGCGAATTAGAGCAAGCTATTGCAAATGGAACGCATAACGACGTCAAGTTATACATTCGTGATCCGCAAGGTGATTATTTACCCAGTGAAGAACATTATCTTGAAATTGAATCAAGATATTTCAAAAATCGTTTGAATATTAAGCAAGTATCACCAGATTTGGATAATAAAGACTTTATTATGATTCGTGGAGGATATAGTTCATGA
- a CDS encoding phage head-tail adapter protein — MDELVQDFKDMEKIDHTSEDSYIEKLLKRSYEKLQRDYGKFDIDKNLIGRELVLNRARYAYQDLLEYFNENYRVDLIDFGISLVEVEDDEETI, encoded by the coding sequence ATGGATGAACTTGTTCAAGATTTTAAAGATATGGAAAAAATTGACCATACAAGTGAAGACAGTTATATTGAAAAACTTTTGAAAAGATCTTACGAAAAGTTACAAAGAGATTATGGCAAGTTTGATATCGATAAAAACTTGATTGGTAGAGAATTGGTATTAAATCGTGCCCGTTACGCTTATCAAGATCTACTAGAATACTTTAATGAAAACTATAGAGTTGATTTAATCGACTTTGGCATTAGCCTTGTGGAGGTTGAGGACGATGAGGAAACCATTTAA
- a CDS encoding phage major capsid protein, which yields MTVKLSDDFKNARTEFLEAVKNGESQEVQGQLYSDMINELFEEARAQAKAEAEGILNMPNADKKLNAEQRKFFNEINKEVGYKEEKLIPQETIDRIFEDLTTAHPLLQVIGLKNVGLRLKFLKSETKGQAVWGKIHGEIKGQLDAAFSEEEAIQNKLTAFVVIPKDLKDFGPAWIESFVKIQIEEAFAVALEAAFLNGTGKDQPIGLIRQVQEGVSVSGGEYPKKDITSTLSFKDPKTTVLELTKVYKHHSINEKGKAVAVKGKVHMVVNPSDAFDIQAQYTHLNAQGVYVTALPFNLNIVESLAQVSGEVTTFVEGRYHAYLGGGINIKKFDQTLALEDLELYTAKQFAYGKAFDNKAAAVHKLALATSEPVDSGETL from the coding sequence ATGACAGTTAAATTAAGTGATGATTTTAAAAATGCTCGTACAGAGTTTTTAGAAGCAGTAAAAAATGGTGAGTCTCAAGAAGTACAAGGTCAGTTATATTCTGATATGATTAACGAATTATTTGAAGAAGCTAGAGCACAAGCTAAAGCTGAAGCAGAAGGAATTTTAAATATGCCGAATGCCGATAAAAAGTTGAATGCTGAACAACGCAAGTTTTTCAATGAAATTAATAAAGAAGTCGGTTACAAAGAAGAGAAACTAATCCCGCAAGAAACAATTGATCGTATTTTTGAAGATTTAACAACGGCACATCCGTTATTACAAGTCATTGGGTTGAAAAATGTTGGATTACGTTTGAAATTCTTAAAATCTGAAACTAAAGGCCAAGCTGTTTGGGGTAAAATTCACGGCGAAATTAAAGGCCAGTTAGATGCAGCATTTAGTGAAGAAGAAGCAATTCAAAACAAGTTGACTGCTTTTGTTGTAATTCCAAAAGATTTAAAAGACTTTGGTCCTGCATGGATTGAATCATTCGTGAAAATTCAAATTGAAGAAGCTTTTGCAGTTGCATTAGAAGCAGCATTTTTAAATGGAACAGGTAAAGATCAACCAATTGGTTTGATTCGACAAGTTCAAGAGGGTGTGTCTGTTTCAGGTGGCGAATATCCTAAAAAGGATATTACATCTACATTATCTTTTAAAGACCCTAAAACTACAGTTTTAGAGTTGACGAAAGTATATAAACACCATTCAATAAATGAAAAGGGCAAAGCAGTTGCAGTTAAAGGTAAAGTGCACATGGTTGTTAATCCTAGTGATGCTTTTGATATTCAAGCACAATACACACACCTAAATGCTCAAGGTGTATATGTTACTGCATTACCATTTAACTTGAATATTGTTGAGTCACTAGCACAAGTTTCTGGAGAAGTAACTACATTTGTAGAAGGTCGTTATCATGCATACTTAGGTGGAGGAATTAACATCAAGAAGTTTGATCAAACGCTAGCTTTGGAAGATTTAGAGCTATACACTGCAAAGCAATTTGCTTATGGTAAAGCTTTTGATAACAAAGCTGCAGCAGTTCACAAATTGGCGTTAGCAACATCTGAGCCTGTCGATAGTGGCGAAACATTATAA
- a CDS encoding head maturation protease, ClpP-related, translated as MKINVKGAIIPNDDKWIYEMLEMDATSPKDIADSLPDTNEDIDVIINSGGGDVYSGSEIYTSLKTYPGKVNIKIVGVAASAASVIAMAGDHIEISPTAQIMIHNAWTMAMGDINEMQKTVDMLDGVNRGIANAYINKTGKTEDEILSLMNKETWFNAQDAVEHGFADSKMFDEAAPRLVANSGQMLSDDVINRVTALVSKTPEMKIDIDAIANKVIEKMNNTNEKPKNTVNESGFNRFLF; from the coding sequence ATGAAGATAAACGTTAAAGGTGCAATTATTCCAAATGATGACAAATGGATTTATGAAATGTTAGAAATGGATGCTACTTCTCCAAAAGACATTGCTGATTCACTTCCTGATACTAATGAAGATATTGACGTTATTATCAACAGTGGTGGCGGTGATGTATATAGTGGTAGCGAAATTTACACATCATTAAAAACGTATCCTGGTAAAGTTAACATTAAAATTGTTGGTGTTGCAGCAAGTGCCGCCTCAGTAATTGCTATGGCGGGTGATCATATTGAAATAAGTCCGACAGCACAAATAATGATTCATAATGCTTGGACGATGGCAATGGGTGACATAAACGAAATGCAGAAAACAGTTGATATGTTAGATGGTGTAAACAGAGGTATTGCTAATGCATACATCAATAAAACCGGTAAAACAGAAGATGAAATATTAAGTCTTATGAACAAAGAAACTTGGTTCAACGCACAAGACGCAGTTGAACACGGATTTGCTGACAGTAAGATGTTTGATGAAGCAGCACCGCGGTTGGTTGCTAATTCAGGACAAATGCTATCAGATGATGTAATAAATCGTGTTACTGCACTTGTAAGTAAAACACCAGAAATGAAAATCGATATTGACGCTATAGCAAATAAGGTAATTGAAAAAATGAATAATACAAATGAGAAACCTAAAAACACTGTTAACGAAAGTGGTTTTAATAGGTTTCTTTTTTAA